A section of the Ciona intestinalis chromosome 4, KH, whole genome shotgun sequence genome encodes:
- the LOC104265623 gene encoding uncharacterized protein LOC104265623, whose protein sequence is MGLLKVLTFLLCLISTCIGLTCYSCDNTSPNCVNPNSQTETKVCDEGVPCMYLTVETGIGNKTYRRDCLKFLHPNGCAALDPTQPDMMICSLECYTDLCNASVTPTAKKLVLVICSFLAVALQFL, encoded by the exons ATGGGATTACTGAAAGTTTTAACGTTTCTACTCTGTCTGATCTCAACTT GCATCGGGTTAACTTGTTATTCCTGCGATAACACATCTCCGAACTGCGTTAACCCGAATTCTCAAACCGAGACCAAAGTTTGCGATGAAGGTGTCCCCTGCATGTATTTGACTGTGG AGACAGGAATCGGGAACAAGACGTATCGACGAGACTGTTTAAAGTTCTTGCATCCAAACGGTTGTGCCGCCCTTGATCCAACACAGCCAGATATGATGATTTGTTCTCTTGAATGTTACACTG ATTTATGCAACGCTTCAGTTACACCGACGGCAAAGAAGCTCGTTTTAGTCATTTGTTCTTTTCTTGCAGTCGCCCTCCAATTTCTATAA
- the LOC101243301 gene encoding uncharacterized protein YBL113C-like produces MMKLVLVIIFAVLPVVFACTCEFMQPQEKICHDDFVGIIEILAEDIRSNIFPGVMARAKIVKVFKGKYQDFRPNDMIYIYSDPGSCLLDVWSGKQIISGKTYNGGVKMDRCSFRELFDYFTPQQIEAIDSHIRSNAYDRGCSACKIKKQYDFSMSKDNECRDVYEFPVQTSACVAGNDGTCGWVDVSQRRVQLPGPHDFTTRNPGTAPTEFAIHDPTPTPVTRQNTNSATTQSTISATTQISPTTAQPSTTESTTMPVTQPSTSESTTTTPIRIRTQSTTATVPPTTTATTTTTTTTSPKTTTATTTTTPTTTLRTTTTTVRSTTQVKRTWIQHVRVAVRWPTFQFRKRS; encoded by the exons ATGATGAAACTTGTTCTCGTAATAATATTTGCGGTCTTACCCGTCGTGTTTGCTTGTACGTGCGAGTTTATGCAACCGCAAGAGAAAATATGCCACGACGACTTCG TTGGCATTATCGAGATTCTAGCTGAGGACATTAGAAGCAACATATTTCCGGGTGTTATGGCAAGAGCAAAGATAGTAAAG gttttcAAAGGAAAATACCAAGATTTTCGACCAAATGAcatgatttatatttactcGGATCCGGGTAGTTGTCTATTAGATGTGTGGTCgggaaaacaaattatttctg GCAAAACTTACAATGGGGGAGTGAAAATGGACCGATGTTCGTTTCGTGAATTGTTCGATTATTTCACTCCACAACAAATCGAAGCAATCGACTCTCATATAAGAAGTAATGCTTACGACCGAGGATGCAGCGCTTGTAAAATTAAGAAGCAATATGACTTTAGCATg tcAAAAGACAACGAGTGCCGGGATGTGTACGAGTTTCCTGTGCAGACATCTGCGTGTGTGGCTGGCAATGACGGTACATGCGGATGGGTGGATGTGTCACAACGTAGAGTTCAACTGCCGGGTCCCCATGACTTCACCACACGAAACCCGGGCACTGCACCTACTGAGTTCGCAATTCATGACCCAACACCTACGCCAGTTACAAGGCAAAATACAAATTCTGCTACAACACAAAGTACAATTTCTGCTACAACGCAAATTTCACCTACAACAGCACAACCATCTACAACAGAATCAACGACAATGCCAGTCACACAACCAAGTACGTCTGAaagtacaacaacaacacctaTACGGATAAGAACACAGTCAACTACAGCAACTGTACCACCTACAACAACAgcgacaacaacaacaacaacaacaacgagTCCTAAAACAAccacagcaacaacaacaacaacgcctACAACAACATTAAGAACAACTACAACTACAGTAAGATCCACAACACAAGTAAAACGAACCTGGATACAGCACGTACGCGTAGCAGTAAGATGGCCGACGTTCCAGTTTCGTAAGCGCTCATAA